One window of the Anomaloglossus baeobatrachus isolate aAnoBae1 chromosome 12, aAnoBae1.hap1, whole genome shotgun sequence genome contains the following:
- the GNPNAT1 gene encoding glucosamine 6-phosphate N-acetyltransferase isoform X1, with translation MILQCPLTFAGAAAMIPDETPLFDPQLLEGIDWSQNMVSFSPSISPDHPGEGLVLRPLCTADINRGFYKVLGQLTKVGNVTAEDFIKNFKHMKKTENYFVVVVEDLNLGQIVATATLIIENKFIHGCAKRGRIEEVVVSDECRGKQLGKLLLSVLTLLSKKLDCYKVTLECKPKNVAFYEKFGYTASDETYMQCRFFD, from the exons ATGATCCTACAATGTCCTCTGACCTTTGCAG GAGCTGCAGCCATGATCCCAGATGAGACCCCCTTGTTTGACCCTCAGTTACTGGAAGGGATTGACTGGAGTCAGAATATGGTGTCGTTCAGTCCATCCATCTCTCCGGACCACCCTGGAGAAGGACTCGTCCTGAGACCCCTGTGTACTGCAGACATAAACCGAG GATTTTACAAAGTACTTGGTCAACTCACCAAAGTCGGAAACGTGACTGCAGAGGATTTTATCA AGAACTTTAAACACATGAAGAAAACGGAGAATTACTTTGTGGTTGTCGTGGAAGATCTGAACCTCGGGCAGATTGTAGCCACGGCAACATTAATCATAGAAAATAAGTTTATACACGGCTGCGCCAAG CGAGGTCGGATAGAAGAGGTGGTCGTCAGTGACGAGTGCCGGGGAAAACAGCTCGGAAAACT GCTGTTGTCGGTTCTTACTCTTCTAAGTAAAAAGCTCGACTGTTACAAGGTCACGCTGGAGTGCAAGCCCAAGAACGTGGCCTTCTACGAGAAGTTTGGTTACACGGCCTCGGATGAAACCTACATGCAGTGTCGATTCTTTGATTAA
- the GNPNAT1 gene encoding glucosamine 6-phosphate N-acetyltransferase isoform X2 has product MIPDETPLFDPQLLEGIDWSQNMVSFSPSISPDHPGEGLVLRPLCTADINRGFYKVLGQLTKVGNVTAEDFIKNFKHMKKTENYFVVVVEDLNLGQIVATATLIIENKFIHGCAKRGRIEEVVVSDECRGKQLGKLLLSVLTLLSKKLDCYKVTLECKPKNVAFYEKFGYTASDETYMQCRFFD; this is encoded by the exons ATGATCCCAGATGAGACCCCCTTGTTTGACCCTCAGTTACTGGAAGGGATTGACTGGAGTCAGAATATGGTGTCGTTCAGTCCATCCATCTCTCCGGACCACCCTGGAGAAGGACTCGTCCTGAGACCCCTGTGTACTGCAGACATAAACCGAG GATTTTACAAAGTACTTGGTCAACTCACCAAAGTCGGAAACGTGACTGCAGAGGATTTTATCA AGAACTTTAAACACATGAAGAAAACGGAGAATTACTTTGTGGTTGTCGTGGAAGATCTGAACCTCGGGCAGATTGTAGCCACGGCAACATTAATCATAGAAAATAAGTTTATACACGGCTGCGCCAAG CGAGGTCGGATAGAAGAGGTGGTCGTCAGTGACGAGTGCCGGGGAAAACAGCTCGGAAAACT GCTGTTGTCGGTTCTTACTCTTCTAAGTAAAAAGCTCGACTGTTACAAGGTCACGCTGGAGTGCAAGCCCAAGAACGTGGCCTTCTACGAGAAGTTTGGTTACACGGCCTCGGATGAAACCTACATGCAGTGTCGATTCTTTGATTAA